In Acholeplasma equirhinis, the following proteins share a genomic window:
- a CDS encoding Ig-like domain-containing protein: MTKKLLLALMVIFAFVLVACTEPELDLDFEFGTAEVTMKVGDTYTLEYTLIDGFELEFSLSEEGIISISNNTVTALAVGEVTVTATVKGTEISDTIKVIVEEQDEEEPVIVPVTSVTVTGTSAIKVGETTQLIAAVLPLDATNKTVTWSSSDQTIATVSNSGLVTALKIGTVTITATADGKSGTLEVVISENVVAVESVTITGDEAGLTGQTINLSATVLPANATNKTVTWSSSDVALATVSASGVVTLKAAGTVTITATADGKSDTHEITITDPVILVDSVEVTGDDEGLVGSTINLSASVLPENATDKSITWTSSDETIATVSASGLVTLLKVGEVTITATSGTKSDSITITVLPIAVLSVEIQGEAEGFIGDEITLTALVLPNNATNKTVTWESSDEELATVSATGVVTLKKAGTVTITATADGVSDTFDIVIEVPPILPDSVEILGLSTGLVGEELQLEVKVLPEDAEFSSVSWSVNLNTLATIDNAGLLSLLRSGTVVVTVNVDGLTATKEITINKVVASVNDNNYGSIQAAINAAVADDVIYIKAGTYSESFTINKSNLSFYPEGGVVVLTGLINIAQNLQNIAISGFEFTGAAQIKSTGTLKGFEFEYNYVHDLTLTPNAYAPVNRINVNAFIQFYRLADQDLFGDINIRYNEFEDIAADIISLDRTMVNTEINIEENIFRNFGVSAIRFDGGYNNGTYNIINNTFVNDELSAGSAITFRAFAPTAGNVQTINILQNYFENIGTVSKNRDGDQPGSGVITFSTFNTNDTVININENTFNHTFNSIHLRGAATKWTANVENNIFQDSLGYILFDQVNKVTYVDNVYLDRLGVDVDVDRIIDNTASTFRVLSIAAPIFEDFEIVGEDLVEVTDVVQYELVSTPPYFVLKDVIWASSDELVATVDQDGLVTFLAPGLVTISATYNDLTKDIEIEVVPKTAAFVNGIGYPTIQAAIDAAVAGDSVLVNKGTYSENLTINKSIELYSEFNQAILTGKITIASNMQNISISGFTMTGGFQVISTGTLFGFTFSNNIIQNTTTTGSGYLPNSRVNVNAIIQLYRLADTNVFGDIYITDNVFTNIQSDIISIDRTAHDKEILISGNVFEDFQLSAVRFDGGYNNGTITITENYFGNTNKGGQNAILFRAYSASNGNTQVINITTNTFYNIGNEQNNPTDSYPASAVIATSTYNSYNIDFNIEDNNFINTHNTIHLRKNENTTKAIWDVDVLNNLFVNPTGYIFREDGNIAGFEDNIIIDETSEVIQQDRIEVTLTASLHLVKILPLTAEYVVITYTYNPASATYDILEEVKTGVVGTTVKIIPAPKLGFYTELEVYEGVIEADGSLVIEIVYEEFTATFTYNLVLNGGNMFYPNREAMVLDFLADYNLFGGTNYTPTTIPRDTFGTSSTNMHTFFFDARFRDKWLWVAKYLGVVGSSTNKPAAQNIVSRASAAAFEAANRDWKYAWSYEVRGFMEGRKFIENANWQSSDYSIQELKNGFWSYLINDRQQTEFLSTEPTLVLPTNVYLENYEFLGWYDNPGFNGEPITEIAESKTLYAKWQEKDPITALAISNAETEMFKGDTLLLDVVITPANAFNKQLIFTSSNDKVLTVDEDGLVTAVNAGQAKITVTNHNGSVKVEMNVIVYPKDSFTLSFSQGFTGNIKIGDEFTITVVPFGKDSELRIFTFEIEADGILELTEGNNFKALTSGTTHIDIFEDDELIFTYTVHVQEALDTEDRVDALLELLASANNAVVSGLNVITYYTASQEWSDPRYESVNAFLFDNLVIDRTSFPANPAQFSNTLKPSTEFILVHDTANLNGGLMTHGAFFATPANKVGIHYTVGDYGVLGSLPDAYVGWHAGDDSSYTFTWTSTGILANGNTNPVIDISVDGYFTFNGIKSTITAPRGNSNQILDKSYFTMQGPVWDIQNGYYVMAPHYFETSQQARGVIGARAGNKVSTGIEMNINKKADIVDTVQRTAKLVAWLLDYNNLGINRVIQHNTITGKGDPYTLNNTVWNGTWYWERFMQHVAIELEVLQNYSDATIEFQSNSPLVSNTGRVIVFPEETTEVEYTITVTIDGVSKSITLTSIVPGIQTWNQEYGFFKPTQAWAKADYRK; encoded by the coding sequence ATGACGAAAAAGCTATTACTCGCATTGATGGTAATTTTCGCTTTTGTCTTGGTTGCTTGTACAGAACCTGAACTTGATCTTGATTTTGAGTTCGGTACTGCAGAAGTTACCATGAAAGTGGGAGATACATATACATTAGAGTATACGTTAATCGATGGATTTGAACTGGAATTCAGTTTATCTGAAGAAGGTATCATATCCATTTCAAACAATACTGTTACAGCACTTGCAGTAGGTGAAGTTACTGTTACTGCAACTGTAAAAGGTACTGAAATTTCAGATACAATAAAAGTTATCGTAGAAGAACAAGATGAAGAAGAACCAGTGATTGTTCCAGTAACATCTGTAACAGTAACTGGAACTTCTGCAATTAAAGTTGGAGAAACTACGCAGTTAATCGCTGCTGTTTTACCACTTGATGCAACAAATAAGACTGTAACTTGGTCTTCATCTGATCAAACAATTGCGACTGTATCTAATTCAGGTTTAGTTACTGCACTTAAAATTGGTACAGTAACAATTACTGCAACTGCAGACGGTAAGAGTGGCACACTTGAAGTTGTGATCTCTGAAAATGTTGTAGCAGTTGAATCTGTTACTATTACAGGTGATGAGGCTGGTTTAACAGGTCAAACAATTAACCTATCAGCAACCGTGTTACCTGCAAATGCAACCAATAAGACTGTTACATGGTCATCAAGTGATGTTGCACTTGCAACTGTTTCAGCATCAGGTGTTGTTACACTTAAAGCAGCTGGTACAGTGACAATTACTGCAACTGCAGATGGTAAATCTGACACGCATGAAATTACAATTACTGATCCTGTCATTTTAGTTGATTCTGTTGAAGTTACAGGTGATGATGAAGGTTTAGTTGGTTCTACAATTAACCTTTCTGCATCTGTACTTCCAGAAAATGCAACTGATAAATCTATTACTTGGACTTCTAGTGATGAAACCATTGCAACCGTATCAGCATCAGGTTTAGTTACTTTACTTAAAGTTGGTGAAGTGACAATTACAGCAACTTCAGGTACTAAATCAGATTCTATAACGATTACTGTGTTACCAATTGCTGTACTATCTGTTGAAATCCAAGGTGAAGCAGAAGGCTTTATTGGAGATGAAATTACTTTAACTGCATTGGTATTACCAAATAATGCAACCAATAAGACAGTTACTTGGGAATCAAGTGATGAAGAACTTGCAACTGTTTCAGCTACTGGTGTTGTTACACTTAAAAAAGCTGGCACAGTGACAATTACTGCAACTGCAGATGGCGTTTCAGACACATTTGATATTGTCATTGAAGTTCCACCTATCTTACCTGATTCTGTTGAAATCTTAGGTTTATCAACAGGTCTTGTTGGTGAAGAACTACAACTTGAAGTTAAAGTGTTACCAGAAGATGCTGAATTTAGTTCAGTTTCTTGGAGTGTTAACTTAAATACACTTGCAACAATTGATAATGCTGGTTTACTTTCATTATTAAGATCAGGAACAGTTGTTGTAACTGTTAATGTCGATGGTTTAACTGCAACTAAAGAAATTACTATTAATAAAGTTGTTGCATCCGTTAATGACAACAATTATGGTTCAATCCAAGCTGCAATTAATGCTGCAGTAGCCGATGATGTAATCTATATTAAAGCTGGTACTTATAGTGAATCATTTACAATTAATAAATCCAATTTATCATTCTATCCAGAAGGTGGTGTTGTTGTCCTTACTGGGTTAATTAATATTGCTCAAAACTTACAAAATATTGCAATTAGCGGTTTTGAGTTTACTGGAGCTGCTCAAATTAAGTCAACAGGTACCTTAAAAGGTTTTGAATTTGAATATAACTATGTACACGACTTAACATTAACACCAAATGCTTATGCACCAGTTAACCGTATTAATGTAAATGCATTTATTCAATTCTATCGTTTAGCTGATCAAGATTTATTTGGTGATATCAACATTAGATATAACGAATTTGAAGATATTGCTGCTGATATTATTTCACTTGACCGTACAATGGTTAATACTGAGATTAACATTGAAGAAAATATCTTCAGAAACTTTGGTGTTTCAGCGATTAGATTTGATGGTGGATACAATAATGGTACATACAATATCATTAATAATACATTCGTTAATGATGAATTAAGTGCAGGATCAGCGATTACATTTAGAGCGTTTGCTCCAACTGCTGGTAATGTACAAACAATTAACATTTTACAAAACTATTTTGAAAATATTGGTACAGTTTCTAAGAACAGAGATGGTGATCAACCAGGATCTGGTGTTATCACATTCTCAACGTTTAATACAAATGATACAGTTATCAATATTAATGAAAATACATTCAACCATACATTTAACAGTATCCACTTAAGAGGTGCTGCAACTAAATGGACTGCAAATGTTGAAAATAATATCTTCCAAGATTCATTAGGTTATATTTTATTTGATCAAGTGAACAAGGTAACATATGTAGATAATGTTTATTTAGATCGTTTAGGTGTTGATGTTGACGTAGATAGAATTATTGACAATACAGCATCTACGTTTAGAGTGTTATCAATTGCTGCACCAATCTTTGAAGACTTTGAAATTGTTGGTGAAGATCTCGTTGAAGTTACAGATGTTGTTCAATACGAATTAGTTTCTACACCACCGTATTTTGTCTTAAAAGATGTCATTTGGGCTTCAAGTGATGAATTGGTTGCAACAGTTGATCAAGATGGTTTAGTTACTTTCTTAGCACCAGGTTTAGTTACAATCTCTGCAACATATAATGATTTAACAAAAGATATTGAAATTGAAGTAGTTCCAAAAACTGCAGCATTTGTCAATGGCATTGGCTATCCAACAATTCAAGCTGCAATCGATGCAGCTGTTGCTGGAGATTCAGTTTTAGTTAATAAAGGTACATATTCAGAAAACCTAACAATCAATAAATCAATTGAATTATATTCAGAATTTAATCAAGCAATTTTAACCGGTAAAATTACGATTGCTTCTAATATGCAAAATATTAGTATTAGTGGTTTCACAATGACTGGTGGATTCCAAGTTATTTCAACTGGAACACTCTTTGGATTTACATTCAGTAATAACATCATTCAAAATACTACAACGACTGGTTCTGGATATCTTCCAAACTCAAGAGTTAACGTAAATGCGATTATCCAATTATACAGATTAGCGGATACAAACGTATTTGGTGATATTTATATTACAGATAATGTCTTTACAAATATTCAATCGGATATTATCTCAATTGACCGTACAGCACATGATAAAGAAATCTTAATTTCTGGAAACGTCTTTGAAGATTTCCAATTATCAGCTGTAAGATTTGATGGTGGTTACAATAACGGTACAATTACAATTACTGAAAACTACTTTGGTAATACCAATAAAGGTGGACAAAACGCAATTCTATTTAGAGCGTATTCTGCATCAAATGGTAATACACAAGTAATCAACATTACAACAAATACTTTCTATAATATTGGTAATGAACAAAATAACCCAACAGATAGTTACCCAGCATCTGCGGTTATTGCTACATCAACATATAACTCATACAACATTGACTTTAATATTGAAGATAACAACTTCATTAATACACACAATACAATTCACTTAAGAAAGAATGAAAATACGACTAAAGCAATTTGGGATGTAGATGTCTTAAATAACCTCTTTGTTAATCCAACTGGATACATCTTTAGAGAAGATGGTAATATTGCTGGATTTGAAGATAATATAATCATTGATGAAACATCTGAAGTAATACAACAAGATAGAATAGAAGTTACATTAACTGCGTCTCTGCATCTTGTCAAAATTTTACCTTTAACAGCAGAATATGTTGTGATTACATATACATACAATCCAGCATCAGCAACTTATGATATTTTAGAAGAAGTTAAAACTGGTGTCGTTGGAACAACAGTTAAAATTATTCCAGCACCTAAACTAGGTTTCTACACAGAATTAGAAGTTTATGAAGGTGTGATTGAAGCGGATGGTTCACTTGTGATTGAAATCGTTTATGAAGAATTTACTGCAACATTTACATACAACTTAGTTCTAAACGGTGGCAACATGTTCTATCCAAACCGTGAAGCAATGGTATTAGACTTCCTTGCAGACTACAACTTATTTGGTGGAACAAACTATACACCAACAACAATCCCACGTGATACATTTGGTACATCATCTACAAATATGCATACATTCTTCTTTGATGCAAGATTCCGTGATAAATGGTTATGGGTTGCTAAATATTTAGGTGTTGTTGGTTCATCAACTAATAAACCTGCAGCTCAAAATATTGTTTCACGTGCATCTGCTGCAGCATTTGAAGCAGCAAATCGAGACTGGAAATATGCATGGAGTTATGAAGTACGTGGATTTATGGAAGGTCGTAAGTTCATAGAAAATGCTAACTGGCAATCATCAGACTACTCAATTCAAGAACTTAAGAATGGTTTCTGGTCATATTTAATTAATGATCGTCAACAAACTGAGTTCTTATCAACAGAACCAACATTAGTCTTACCTACAAACGTATATTTAGAAAACTATGAATTCTTAGGTTGGTATGACAATCCAGGATTTAATGGTGAACCAATTACTGAAATTGCAGAATCTAAGACTTTATATGCTAAGTGGCAAGAAAAAGATCCAATAACTGCACTTGCAATCTCAAATGCAGAAACTGAAATGTTTAAAGGTGATACATTACTACTTGATGTCGTAATTACACCTGCAAACGCATTTAATAAACAATTAATCTTTACATCATCAAATGATAAAGTGTTAACAGTTGACGAAGATGGCTTAGTAACCGCAGTTAATGCTGGACAAGCTAAAATTACTGTAACAAACCATAATGGTTCAGTTAAAGTTGAAATGAATGTTATTGTTTATCCAAAAGATAGCTTTACATTATCATTTAGCCAAGGCTTTACAGGAAACATTAAGATTGGTGATGAATTTACAATTACAGTCGTTCCATTTGGTAAAGATTCAGAATTAAGAATATTTACATTCGAAATCGAAGCAGATGGTATCTTAGAATTAACAGAAGGAAACAATTTTAAAGCATTAACATCTGGTACAACACATATTGATATTTTTGAAGATGATGAATTAATCTTCACTTATACAGTACATGTACAAGAAGCATTAGACACAGAAGATCGTGTTGATGCCTTACTTGAATTACTTGCATCTGCAAATAATGCAGTGGTATCAGGACTAAATGTAATTACTTATTACACTGCATCTCAAGAATGGTCAGATCCAAGATATGAATCAGTGAATGCATTCTTATTTGACAACTTAGTTATTGATAGAACATCATTCCCTGCTAACCCTGCACAATTTAGTAATACATTAAAACCTTCAACTGAGTTTATCTTAGTGCATGATACTGCTAATCTTAACGGTGGTTTAATGACACACGGTGCATTCTTTGCAACCCCTGCTAACAAAGTAGGTATCCACTATACAGTTGGTGATTATGGTGTCCTAGGCTCACTTCCAGATGCATATGTAGGTTGGCATGCTGGTGATGATTCATCTTATACATTCACCTGGACATCAACAGGTATACTTGCAAATGGTAATACAAATCCAGTGATTGATATTTCTGTTGATGGATACTTTACATTCAATGGCATTAAATCAACAATTACAGCACCAAGAGGTAACTCTAACCAAATCTTAGATAAGTCTTACTTTACAATGCAAGGACCAGTTTGGGATATCCAAAATGGTTACTATGTCATGGCTCCTCATTACTTTGAAACATCACAGCAAGCACGTGGCGTTATTGGAGCAAGAGCCGGTAACAAAGTATCAACTGGTATCGAAATGAACATCAATAAGAAAGCTGATATCGTTGATACGGTTCAAAGAACAGCTAAGTTAGTCGCATGGTTACTTGACTACAATAACTTAGGAATCAACAGAGTTATTCAACATAACACAATTACTGGTAAGGGGGATCCTTATACTCTAAACAATACAGTTTGGAACGGTACATGGTATTGGGAAAGATTTATGCAACATGTAGCAATTGAACTTGAAGTACTTCAAAACTACTCTGATGCAACAATTGAATTCCAATCTAATTCACCACTTGTATCAAATACAGGTAGAGTGATCGTCTTCCCAGAAGAAACAACTGAAGTAGAATACACAATCACTGTAACAATTGATGGTGTATCTAAATCAATTACATTAACATCTATCGTTCCAGGTATTCAAACTTGGAACCAAGAATATGGTTTCTTTAAACCAACTCAAGCTTGGGCTAAAGCAGACTATAGAAAATAA
- the uvrB gene encoding excinuclease ABC subunit UvrB has product MFKLVSNFQPSGDQPEAIEKLINNFNKGTNEQILLGATGTGKTFTIANIIQKLGKKTLVLAHNKTLAGQLYGELKSLFPENRVEYFISYYDYYQPEAYVPSSDTYIEKDSSINDEIDELRHSAVASLLSREDVIVVASVSCIYGIGDPDDYKNATIFLRVGDQMDRNQLLNKLISLQYTRNDIDFHRGTFRVRGDIVEIITSNQRDVGIRVVFFGDEIEEIILFDALTGVSKERQTFVSIFPATLFMASKDKLKESIRRIKNELAEQIHYFNSKGQLLEAQRIEMRTKYDIEMLEEIGFTSGIENYSRHLALREAGETPATLMDFFGDDFLLVIDESHVTVPQIRGMYFGDRSRKENLVNYGFRLPSALDNRPLKFDEWESKKDKVIYLSATPGPYELEKQLPIIEQIIRPTFLLDPEIEIRPTTGQIDDLYFEIKKRIENNQRTLVTTLTIRMSEDLTNHFKELGLKVAYLHSEIKALERTAILRDLRLGKYDVLVGINLLREGLDLPEVGLVAILDADKQGFLRSERALIQTIGRAARNVNGRVIMYADSVSDSMKLAIDETNRRRSIQKAYNEEHNVEPVTIVKDIRDNISIKGEVIKEDKAGKLSKKEIEKEIKRLEVLMKQAAKDLDFERAMEIRDILFELKAGN; this is encoded by the coding sequence ATGTTTAAACTTGTATCTAACTTTCAACCTTCAGGTGATCAACCTGAAGCCATAGAGAAGTTAATAAACAATTTTAATAAAGGTACCAATGAACAAATTTTACTTGGTGCGACAGGTACTGGTAAAACATTTACAATTGCCAATATTATTCAAAAATTGGGAAAGAAAACTTTAGTTCTAGCTCACAATAAAACATTAGCTGGTCAACTTTATGGTGAGTTGAAAAGTTTATTTCCTGAAAATAGAGTAGAATACTTTATTTCTTACTATGACTATTATCAACCTGAAGCTTATGTACCATCTTCTGATACCTATATTGAAAAAGATTCAAGTATTAATGATGAAATTGATGAATTAAGACATAGTGCTGTTGCCTCTCTCTTATCAAGAGAAGATGTGATTGTAGTTGCTTCTGTATCCTGTATCTATGGTATTGGAGATCCAGATGACTACAAAAATGCAACAATCTTCTTAAGAGTTGGTGATCAAATGGATCGAAACCAACTGTTAAATAAATTGATTTCACTTCAATATACAAGAAATGATATTGATTTCCACCGTGGAACATTTAGAGTGCGTGGTGATATTGTTGAAATCATTACATCAAACCAAAGAGATGTTGGTATTCGAGTTGTCTTCTTTGGAGATGAAATTGAAGAAATCATACTATTTGATGCCTTAACAGGTGTTTCAAAGGAAAGACAAACTTTCGTTTCTATCTTTCCTGCAACACTCTTTATGGCATCAAAAGATAAATTAAAAGAAAGTATTAGAAGAATTAAAAATGAACTTGCAGAACAAATTCATTACTTTAATTCAAAAGGTCAATTACTAGAAGCTCAACGAATTGAAATGCGTACGAAGTACGATATTGAAATGTTAGAAGAAATTGGATTTACATCAGGTATTGAAAACTATTCTAGACATTTAGCTTTAAGAGAAGCGGGTGAAACTCCTGCAACCTTAATGGATTTCTTTGGTGATGATTTCTTACTTGTTATTGATGAATCTCACGTTACTGTACCTCAAATTAGAGGTATGTACTTTGGAGATAGATCAAGAAAAGAAAACCTAGTTAACTATGGATTCCGTTTACCTTCAGCTTTAGATAACAGACCGCTAAAGTTTGATGAATGGGAATCTAAGAAAGATAAAGTTATTTACTTATCTGCAACACCTGGTCCATATGAACTTGAAAAACAATTACCTATCATTGAACAAATCATTAGACCTACATTCTTACTTGATCCAGAAATTGAAATTAGACCAACAACTGGTCAAATTGATGATTTATATTTTGAGATTAAAAAACGAATTGAAAACAATCAAAGAACACTTGTTACAACCTTAACAATTAGAATGTCAGAGGACTTAACTAATCACTTTAAAGAGTTAGGATTAAAGGTTGCATATCTTCATAGTGAAATTAAAGCACTTGAAAGAACGGCTATCTTACGCGATTTAAGACTAGGTAAGTATGATGTCTTAGTTGGTATTAACCTCTTAAGAGAAGGTCTTGACCTTCCTGAAGTAGGTTTGGTTGCAATCCTTGATGCAGATAAACAAGGTTTCTTAAGAAGTGAACGTGCTTTAATCCAAACAATTGGTCGTGCTGCAAGAAATGTTAATGGTCGAGTCATTATGTATGCGGATTCTGTAAGTGATTCAATGAAACTTGCAATTGATGAAACAAACCGTAGACGTTCAATTCAAAAAGCATACAATGAAGAACATAATGTAGAACCAGTAACGATTGTTAAAGATATTAGAGATAACATCTCAATTAAGGGAGAGGTTATCAAAGAGGATAAAGCTGGTAAACTTTCTAAGAAGGAAATAGAAAAAGAAATCAAACGATTAGAAGTATTAATGAAACAAGCGGCCAAAGATTTAGACTTTGAACGTGCAATGGAAATAAGAGACATACTATTTGAACTGAAAGCAGGAAATTAA
- a CDS encoding M3 family oligoendopeptidase: MGTNWNLNDLYKGFDQEYQNDLKKLSDLVDSYAAFLEAGPKSDKDYVEGDIKFDEVLTVLVRGLASFASLTQSTDVSNNEALGYLSKISGIMRKLTAPSVKFSRYLATVDLDKLAKESDKVKLYLSNLKRAQKDAQHLLTEKEEVLYSKMQELASSSWGQVQQLATANLTAEVAGKEYTYSDLRALAYDYNPAIRKEAYEKELKAYESVENFVALGLTNIKREVNTMVELRGYKSALDKTLQQSRMSEKTLNAMIEAMKDYRPHFAKYLRAKAEYLGHKNGLPWYDLFAPVGELTKTYTYEEAQDLVLNAFGSYSEKLASFAKRAFDNDWIDVFPKKGKRGGAFCSNQPQIGQSRFMLNFTGSLDSVSTMAHELGHGYHGDVIKANAPLHWSYPMPLAETASIFCETIMTQYLLTQFTDPKDRLSILETGLQGDTQVIIDILSRFLFESKVFESATRPISKHEMKAWMIQAQKEAYTDGLDHDQLHPYMWLVKGHYYSAGLNYYNFPYAFGLLFGKGLYAQYLKNKEKFLKNYDDLLALTTKEDAETVAASMGIDITEKSFWLDSLEMIKKDIDEVVELFKL; the protein is encoded by the coding sequence ATGGGAACAAATTGGAATTTAAATGATTTATATAAAGGTTTTGATCAAGAATATCAAAACGATTTAAAGAAACTATCAGATTTAGTTGATAGTTACGCAGCATTCTTAGAAGCAGGACCTAAGTCTGATAAAGACTATGTAGAAGGTGATATTAAATTTGATGAAGTACTAACTGTCTTAGTTAGAGGTTTAGCATCATTTGCAAGTCTTACACAATCTACTGATGTATCTAACAATGAAGCATTAGGTTATTTATCAAAGATTTCAGGTATCATGAGAAAGTTAACAGCACCATCTGTTAAATTCTCAAGATATTTAGCAACTGTTGATTTAGATAAACTTGCTAAAGAATCAGATAAAGTTAAACTGTATTTATCAAATTTAAAACGTGCTCAAAAAGATGCACAACATTTATTAACTGAAAAAGAAGAAGTTTTATATTCTAAGATGCAAGAGTTAGCATCAAGTTCATGGGGTCAAGTTCAACAACTTGCAACTGCTAACTTGACTGCTGAAGTTGCGGGTAAAGAATACACTTACTCAGACTTAAGAGCACTTGCATATGACTACAATCCAGCAATTCGTAAAGAAGCATATGAAAAAGAATTAAAAGCTTACGAATCAGTTGAAAACTTTGTTGCACTTGGTTTAACAAATATCAAACGCGAAGTAAATACTATGGTTGAACTCCGAGGTTATAAATCTGCACTTGATAAAACACTTCAACAATCAAGAATGAGTGAAAAGACTTTAAATGCAATGATTGAAGCAATGAAGGATTATCGTCCACACTTTGCTAAATACCTAAGAGCTAAAGCAGAATACTTAGGTCATAAGAATGGTTTACCTTGGTATGATTTATTTGCTCCGGTAGGTGAATTAACAAAGACTTATACTTATGAAGAAGCACAAGACTTAGTCTTAAATGCATTTGGTTCATATTCAGAAAAATTAGCAAGTTTTGCAAAACGTGCTTTTGACAATGATTGGATTGACGTTTTCCCTAAGAAGGGTAAACGTGGTGGTGCATTCTGTTCAAACCAACCTCAAATTGGTCAATCAAGATTTATGTTAAACTTCACAGGCTCATTAGATTCAGTTTCAACAATGGCACACGAATTAGGACATGGTTACCATGGTGATGTGATTAAGGCTAATGCGCCACTTCACTGGTCATATCCAATGCCACTTGCAGAAACTGCATCAATCTTCTGTGAAACCATTATGACACAATACTTACTCACTCAATTTACTGATCCAAAAGATCGTCTTTCAATCTTAGAAACTGGTTTACAAGGCGATACTCAAGTTATTATTGATATTCTTTCAAGATTCTTATTTGAATCTAAAGTGTTTGAATCAGCAACTCGTCCAATTTCAAAACATGAAATGAAAGCTTGGATGATACAAGCTCAAAAAGAAGCTTATACTGATGGTTTAGATCACGATCAATTACATCCATATATGTGGTTAGTAAAAGGTCACTATTATAGTGCTGGATTAAACTATTATAACTTCCCATATGCATTTGGTTTACTATTTGGTAAAGGTTTATATGCACAATACTTAAAGAATAAAGAAAAATTCTTAAAGAACTACGATGATCTTTTAGCATTAACAACAAAAGAAGATGCAGAAACAGTAGCAGCTTCAATGGGAATTGATATTACAGAGAAATCATTCTGGTTAGATTCACTTGAAATGATTAAAAAAGACATTGATGAAGTGGTAGAGTTGTTTAAATTATAA
- a CDS encoding YveK family protein, translated as MDFENQNQQDSGISLADIFRIIRLNWILITAFTLVITIAVGVYAYTLVPDQYKSTSEVLVQVPINSGDDGAINYLDTQRLIQTASEFVKSDNIVNKLRTSNLITNPKHIEKLDNMTNRQVKAGIAVASTTTSFIIRISFTSTDADFAQVMADAITQIVISTDVDMFEGKFVELSEAGQPEDDSPNKILFIAVGAIGGAILGIAIAFMRLLFNNAYMTKEQLEAGTGIQVIGVIPEFEFKERKRS; from the coding sequence ATGGATTTTGAAAATCAAAATCAACAAGATTCAGGGATTAGTTTGGCTGATATTTTCAGAATCATCCGCTTAAACTGGATTCTTATTACTGCATTCACTTTAGTGATTACTATTGCTGTTGGTGTGTATGCCTATACACTCGTACCAGATCAATATAAATCAACAAGTGAAGTGCTAGTCCAAGTACCAATCAATAGTGGGGATGATGGAGCAATCAACTATCTAGATACACAAAGATTAATTCAGACAGCATCTGAGTTTGTTAAGAGTGACAATATTGTTAACAAACTAAGAACATCTAATTTAATCACTAACCCTAAGCATATTGAAAAATTAGACAACATGACAAACCGCCAAGTAAAAGCAGGTATTGCAGTTGCATCTACAACAACATCATTTATCATCAGAATCAGTTTCACATCAACAGATGCTGATTTTGCACAAGTGATGGCAGATGCAATTACACAAATTGTAATTTCAACTGATGTTGATATGTTTGAAGGTAAATTCGTTGAATTATCAGAAGCAGGGCAACCTGAAGATGATTCACCAAACAAGATTCTATTTATCGCAGTGGGTGCTATCGGTGGTGCTATATTAGGTATTGCGATTGCCTTTATGAGATTACTCTTCAATAATGCCTATATGACTAAAGAACAACTTGAAGCAGGAACTGGTATTCAAGTGATTGGTGTCATTCCAGAATTCGAATTTAAAGAGAGAAAAAGATCATGA